One part of the Arabidopsis thaliana chromosome 1 sequence genome encodes these proteins:
- a CDS encoding Ribosomal protein S19 family protein (Ribosomal protein S19 family protein; FUNCTIONS IN: structural constituent of ribosome; INVOLVED IN: translation; LOCATED IN: cytosolic small ribosomal subunit, ribosome; EXPRESSED IN: synergid; CONTAINS InterPro DOMAIN/s: Ribosomal protein S15, eukaryotic/archaeal (InterPro:IPR005713), Ribosomal protein S19/S15 (InterPro:IPR002222); BEST Arabidopsis thaliana protein match is: Ribosomal protein S19 family protein (TAIR:AT5G09500.1); Has 756 Blast hits to 756 proteins in 292 species: Archae - 59; Bacteria - 0; Metazoa - 255; Fungi - 145; Plants - 198; Viruses - 0; Other Eukaryotes - 99 (source: NCBI BLink).) encodes MEPEVVAAGIVKKRIFKKFSFRGVDLDALLDMSTEDLVKHFSSRIRRRFSRGFTRKPMALIKKLRKAVKS; translated from the exons ATGGAACCAGAGGTTGTTGCGGCTGGAATTGTGAAAAAGAGAATCTTCAAGAAGTTTTCTTTCAGAGGAGTCGATCTCGATGCGCTTCTCGACATGTCCACCGAAGATCTTGTCAAACATTTCAGTTCCCGTATTCGCAGAAG GTTTTCTAGAGGATTTACCAGGAAACCTATGGCTTTGATCAAGAAATTGCGCAAAGCGGTAAAATCATAA